A window of Desulfovibrio sp. UIB00 genomic DNA:
CCGACCTTGTGCAGACTGACGCAGCCATTAACCCCGGCAACAGCGGCGGCCCGCTGCTGAATATCGAGGGTGTGCTCATAGGCATCAATACTGCTGTGGACGCGCGCGCCGAGGGCATTGGCTTTGCCATCCCCATCAACAAGGCTCGCCGCGTCATGCACGACCTCATGAGTGCAGGCCGCGTGGCCCCGCTCTGGCTCGGCCTTGATTTGCAGGATGTGGACGGGCGCACTGCCATGGCGCTGGGCCTCAAGGATGCTGGCGGCGTGCTGGTAACGGCGGTGTTTCCCGGTTCTCCCGCTGCCAAGGTGGGCATAGCGCCGGGAGACATACTTGAAACCATAAATTCTTCACCTGTTCGCGACAGGCGCGATTATCTGGATATTCTGCGCAACCAGACAGCCGGAACCCCCTTGCGGCTGCACTTGCTGCGGGAGGGCGGGGCATTGAAGCTCGAGGCTACCCCCGAAGCTTTTGGCGATGCGGAGGCTCGCGCCCTGCTGGAGCGCCGATGGGGATTCAGCGTAGCGCAAACTGCGCAGGGCGTGGTGGTGCGTCAGGCCAGGGCAGACGGCCCGGCATCTTTTTTGCGCCAGGGCGACCACATAACAGCGGTGGGCGCTGCCGAGACCAGAACCATGGAAGATTTTTTACAGGCTTTCAGAAGAGAGCGCATGTCCGGGCAGATTTTGTTGCAGGTTGTGCGCAACGGCAAGGGCTATT
This region includes:
- a CDS encoding trypsin-like peptidase domain-containing protein; its protein translation is MKTRPIYIQKNLHCRGRSRSEQVEAAAVEGSFALRLFFLMLAAALLLCTPSRAGAVAADSPRMTPVVRAVQAVAPAVVNITSTHIVEGQRLSPLEQFFGPGFPGLPGFDMPGGRKVRQKRVSLGSGVIVDGEKGLVLTNAHVIAGGDEVMVHLLDGREFPAAVKGADPDFDIAVLQIKGASKLPAAKLGDSSDIMPGETVIAIGNPFGFNHTVTTGVVSALGRTIRNKDGAFTDLVQTDAAINPGNSGGPLLNIEGVLIGINTAVDARAEGIGFAIPINKARRVMHDLMSAGRVAPLWLGLDLQDVDGRTAMALGLKDAGGVLVTAVFPGSPAAKVGIAPGDILETINSSPVRDRRDYLDILRNQTAGTPLRLHLLREGGALKLEATPEAFGDAEARALLERRWGFSVAQTAQGVVVRQARADGPASFLRQGDHITAVGAAETRTMEDFLQAFRRERMSGQILLQVVRNGKGYYARLVP